AAGTAATGGCACGGGGTGCTTGAACATAAACGCTTGTCTTCAAGATTTATTTCAGGCTGAAATGATACCCGCATTACCTGATCTGGGTTATACCAGCGTAGGGATGTCATCACGCAATCAAAATTCAGAGACATCAAAGACTGCCTTCTGCCAGCCTTTGCCATTCTTTGATTGCTGCTTGTTTTTTTCCTCGCCGCGCTATTCCCTTTTCTCTCATCATTATTTACCTCGGGAGCCTTATGGGAATTTCACATTCTTTTCACTCGTTTATGCAAAGCACTCCGGAATGGCCTCAAAGTCTTCTAAAAGGCTTTTTGGTCGGAACGATCGTTCCGATTGTTCTCAATCCATTAGAGAAAATAAATACGCAAATTCAAGTTAGCCCAACCAACAAATTAAAGGTGATAAAAGCGATTAGGGTGACCCCCTTTAAAGGCGTTAGCGTTTCTATTGCAAACGGACTGTCCAAAAATGTCTGCCTGTTTGGATTCATCCCCTTTTTCCGCAAGCTGACCGATTCATGCATAGCGGACGCTCAATTCTCCAAACTAACGGCAACTATCTGCTCGGCGGCTGCGATGAGCTATGTTCTTTCCCCTTTACAAGTCTTGAAAGCAAGGCTTTATACACAAGAAGAGAAAACCATCCGGGCTGTTCTTTTATCTATTCCGAGAGGTCAAAAGCTATCTGCCTTATTCTCAGGGTCTTCAGTAACGGCCTTTAAATATGCGGCTTATTGGCCCACCTTTTTTCTCGTATCTGAAACTGCCCAAAATCATCTTGAGAAGCATTTTTCTTCTTCCACTCATGCAAGCACACTGGCGGCGGCTTGTTCGGGTAGTCTAGGCGGATTGGCCGCCACGTCTGTTAGCTATCCGCTTGATGTCATTGCAAAGAGGCAAAGATGCAGCACCTCTCGTTACACTTTTTACCGCATTGCTTTAAATATGATTAAACAAGAAGGGCCAAGCAGCCTAATCCGCGGCCTTTTTCAAGTCAACCTGCCTCGCCTTTTGCTTGCCGGAGCGTTAACCCAAACCATCCTCTATCGTGTCGATCTATTTTTTAAACAGGCAAACGAAGGAGTAAATGAATGAATCTTTATTTTATTATGGCTTTTTTTTGGGGTTTGACTATTCCCTTTTTTACTTATGCAGACGAATCAGCCTCTCTTCTGCTTGATTGGACGCGCAATCCTCTCCATCTTCCTCTTTATGTTGGACAGCAACAGGGATTTTTTCTGGAACAAGGCATTGATCTTGCTATCCAAGAGAATGCAGAGAAAATCAATACCCTTACAGCCCTCCGAGAGAAGAAGATAGACATTGCTCTTTCTTATATGCCAAATGTCATCCGGGAAAGCGCGCACGGCGATATCCAAATTATCGGCCTATTGGTCGATCAACCTTTACGAGCCATTCTCTTTAAAGAAGAAAGTCCAATCTATACACTTTGCGACTTGCATCAGAAGCGTTTAGGAGTCCCACATCATGGCCTGACCACTCATTATGTTTCATCCCTTTTAGCCAAACAAGGCATTCAATTTAAAGAAATTACGCTTATTAAACATTCAACCTTGGCAGATCTCTCAGCTGAGAAAGTTGATGCTGTATTGGGCGTATTTTGGAATATCGAACCTATTCAATATGTCCATCAAGGATTTCCCATGCGCTTCATTAAACTTGCCGATTGTGCAGGGCCTAGCTACGATGAACTAGTCTTTATTTGCTGTAGCGACTGGATTGAATCCAGATCTGGCTTCGCTTATCGTTTTCAGGCAGCCTTACAGAAAAGCTTAGCCTTTTGTCGAGAGCATCCCGGGCTTGCTTTTGACATTTACAGCTCTTTATTTTCCGCTTTGCAGGAAAAAGAGCCTTGGCAAGAAGCGTCTTGGAAACAGACCCATCTTCTTTTTGCCTCCGAACAAGTCATTAAACGCGAAAAATGGCACGGGTTTATGGAATGGATGAAGGCAGAAGGTTTAATTAAAGACGCCCACACGCTCAATTTGCTTCTCGAACTAATGCCAAAAAAGGAGAATTGACTTTATTTTGCCTCTGCTTTTAACTGCGCTATAGCAGAAGACAAACAGAGGATATCTGAATGGACGCCTTGACTCCTCATGCCCATTGGATCCTAACCCTTTTCCTTCTGGGCTATGCCAGTATTGTTTTAGAAGAGATCATTCATATTAATAAGACGACAACCGCTCTTTTCATGGCTGTCGCTTGCTGGACTATTCTCTTTTTGGAGCCCGGAGAAACGACTAGCCAGCACTTAGATTTGTTGCAAATACAAATGTTCAAAGTCTGCCAAGTCTTATTCTTCCTTTGGGGGGCTTTAATTACCGTTGAAACGGTCAATGCCTATGGCGGCTTTTTAATCATTTCTCGCTACTTGCTCGTCCAGTCTAAAATTCTTTTATTGTGGATGGCCGGCATCCTAGCATTCTTTCTTTCGAGTGTTTTGGATAATTTGACGACAACAATCGTTATGCTTTCAATTATTCAAAAGCTCTTGGACAAGCATGAAGATCGCCTACTAATAGGCGGCGCAGTTGTGATAGCAGCCAATGCCGGAGGGGCCTGGACTCCTATTGGCGACGTCTCAACTACCGTCTTATGGATTGGAGAGCGCGTCACAACAGTGCCGCTTGTAAGAGATCTTTTCCTTCCCTGCTTCCTTAGCCTGATTTTTTTTCTATTTTTAAATCAATTTGCCCTTCGCGGAAGCCTGGCTACCCCTAAGGAGTCCCTACCGTCCCCTAAACCTTATGGAGTCCTCGTCTTAATCTTGGGCGTTTTGGGATTAATCTTTGTTCCCATTTATAAAATCATGACAGACTTGCCTCCCTTTATCGGCATGATGCTGACGGTAGCCATGCTATGGCTTGTCACTGATTTCTTAGCGGCAATTAAGCCGCAGCTTTCTCTTCCACGCGTCACCAATGTCCTTCCACACATCGATGTCTCCATCATCCTTTTTTACTTAGGTTTGCTGCTTTCCATTATGGCCCTAGAAAGTGCAGGCCTCTTACAGGCTTTAGCTCTCTGGCTCAATAGCCATATCGCCAATCCCTTCATTATTGTAATAGCCATCGGACTAGCCTCAGCTCTGGTCGATAACGTTTCGCTTGTTGCTGCAACGCTTGGAATGTATTCTTTAAAAACCTTCGGAACAGATTCTGAATTCTGGCAATTGATGTCCTATTGCGCAGGAACAGGCGGTAGCATTCTCATCATCGGATCTGCTGCCGGCGTTGCTTTAATGGCATTAGAAAGAGCCACTTTTGGATGGTATCTTCGTTATATAACCTGGAAAGCCTTAGCTACTTATGCTTTTGGAATACTAATCTATTTCATGATGCGCAGCTTATTCCATCCAGCCGTTAGCGCTTAAAGCATTCATTAAATAAAACTTGCTATTTTACAACAAATCAAAGGCTTTATATAACAAATTAAAAAAAATCCTAACAAGGAGCACACGGTGGAAGAAGACACACCCATTGATTTATTGCAAAAGAGCCGCAATTTATTATTAATTGAAGGAATTCTTTTTGCTCTGCTCGGCTTTTTAGCCGTGGCGATGCCTGGCATTTCGACTTTGAGTACAGAACTTTTTATTGGATGGTTAATTTTATTTGGAGGAATTTTTCAAGCTTATCGCACTTTTATAGCACGGCAAGCGCCAGGCTTTTGGGGTTCGCTTCTAACAAGCATTCTGTATATTATCTTCGGCTTGTTGATGGTGATTTTTCCGGTTGCGGGAATTATTTCCCTCACCCTCTTGCTGATTTTTTTCTTTGCCTTAGAAGGAATAGCTAAAATTATCTTGGGTTTTCAATTAAAGCCCTTCAGAAGATGGGGATGGTTTATTCTAAATGGCGTGCTAGCCCTGGCAATGGCTGTGATTATATGGGCGGGATGGCCGGGTACCGCTTTCTGGGCACTTGGCTTGCTAGTGGGAATTAATATGATCTTTTTTGGAATTTCCCTTGTTTTCTTGGCCTTGGGAATTCCCAAAGTCAAAACAGGTTCATAACAGTTCTTAACGGAAATGTAAAACCTTAAAATAAAAAAAGCCTATATCGATTTTTGCAATATAGGCTTTTTATTTGAAATTATAGAATTTGACGAAGATCCTCATCAATTTTGCCGATTTCTTGTGCCAGCCGCCCTTCCGTTTGTTCTTCCTTGGGCAGTTTACCCACATTGGCTTCAGCTTGAAAAATACTGGCAAATCCAGAAAAGACACCCAAGTAATTAGAGAGGGAACTCAAGAAATTCTGCGCTTGAGCCATCATGCCTGCCGGCTTCTGCTCGTCTTTTTGCAGCGCTTCTTCTTTTAACATTTCCTCTTGTTGGCGCACTTCTTCTTTATTATCTGCGGCTTCCTCTATCTCAGTATCTTCTGCCCCTTCTTGGAATAAGCGTTGCATATCAATACCTTCTTCATCCAAACCTTCCGCATCTTTTAAGATATTTTCCAGCTTGCCCTCCACGAGATCTAATTCATTTGCAGCTTCTGGCAAAAGCTCCTGAAGTTGCTGTATTAAGGCTAGCCGATATTGAAGGCCTACAATGAGAGCCAAATAAGCGCCCGGATTTTCGTATAGATATTCAACAAATTGCTTCATCTTATATCTATCTGTCTCTTCCAGTTTTTCCTGATCAAAACTCCAAATATCCTCCATTATTTCCATAATTTCTTCTTCCGTAATTGGAATGTCTGGAATATCAATGATGATATGGTCTGGCGTCTCTTCTATAACAGTAATCTTTTCTTCTTTCTGCAGATAAAGAGGAGCGGGATGGGGAGCCGCTGCTTTTTTTTCGGTTTCTGCTAAGGCTTCTAATTCTTTATCACTCGGAGGTGGAGGCAAATCTTTATGTTCCACTACGGGAGGGAGAGGAATGGGTTCTTCTTCCGTTTTCTTCTCTTCGACCTTCTTCTCTTCTAAATCGACAACAGCGTCTGTTTCTTGAGCTGGCTGTGAAAGAGTCTGCTCGATGGGATCCTGGCTTTTCTCCTCTTTAGCTATAGTGCCCAAATCACCTTCTTTTTCTTCAAAAAGCTGCTCGGTCTCTGACGATTGCTTTTCATTTTCAACAACAGGTGGTTCTTGGCTGATCACAGGAGGCGGATTGATCGGACTAGAAGGAGTAGGCTTTAAAATGTCATTAGCTGCTTTAATAACCGGATAGTGTTTCTGGGCATGCTCCTGCATGACGAGATGAGCAATTTCCGTTCGGCGATTGGCATAGCTGGAAGATAGTTTAGCTAAAATAGTATCAACCAAATTTGTAATTTTTTGACGTAAAGATAAATCTTTAGGTTTCTTTTCTCCGAGTTTTGTGTCAATTCTTGCATAAGCGGCTGACATCATAATACTTTCAAAGAAACTAGGTCGTTCCAGGCCCATAATAACCTCTTTAAGATAACCTTATTATATCAAATCTATTTAATTATATTATAAAGCAAAAAACAATATCCCCATAGATTTAAAAAAATAATTCATTTATCTATTAATTTCAAGTTAATTTTCTATAAAGTTGCTTGCATTTTTTTAATTTTTCTCTGCAAGAAATCGAGCGAAGACGAGTTGAAAGGTGTGTTAAAAAATGAAGAGGGAAATCCCTCTTCAGTTCTCTTATTTGGAAGGATTTGATCCTGGCTGTGGAGTAAAGCGTAAATAGGGTTTGACTTCGCGGTATCCCTTGGGAAACAATTTAGTCAACGTTGCAGCATCGGTAATGCTTGGAAGAATGACGCAGTCTTGCCCCTGATTCCAATTAGCAGGAGTGGCCACGCTATATTGATCCGTGAGTTGAATGGCATCCAATACCCGAAGAATTTCATCAAAATTTCTGCCTGTTGCAGCGGGATAAGTCATCATCATGCGGATTTTCTTATTTGGATCAATGATGAAGACAGTACGGACTGTAAAGGTATCATTAGCCCGGGGATGGATCATTCCATAAAGATGGGCAATGTAGCTGTTTTCATCTCCAATAATGGGAAAGTTGAGATTAGTTCGTTGAATTTCATTAATATCTTTTATCCATTCTTTATGGGAAGAGACGCTTTCTACGCTTAAAGCGATCAGCTTGGCATTCCGCTTATCAAATTCGGTTTTTAAGCGAGCAGCCATCCCAAGCTCTGTTGTGCAAACAGGTGTAAAGTCCTTCGGATGCGAAAAAAATACACACCAAGAATTGCCTAACCATTCATGAAAATCAAATTTCCCTTCCGTCGTATCAGCGACAAAATCAGGAGCGATATCTCCCAAGTGAAGGGATGGAGTTTGCGTATCCGCATTCATATATAATCCTTTGTTAATGGTTAAAAAGGCATTTTCTATTATTTTTCCGCCGGCAGCATGGGAAATTTCATTTGTTCCCAAGCTTGCATTCCGCCTTTTACATTTGCGACTTGACTAAATCCATATTTTTTTAATAGGGAAGCGGCAGTCGAAGCCCGAAACCCAGTGCGGCAAAGAGCGACAACAAGACAATCGTGCGGAATATGATGCATACATTCATAAAGCTTATTTAACTCAATATGATGAGCAGTGGGAATATGTCCGGCATTCCACTCGGCAGGAGTACGCACATCTAAGATATACACATTGGCTTCATTTTCCTTTTGTCTTTGCATCAGGTCTTCAGCCGAAATATAAGCAAAACAAGAGAGATGCTGGGCAGTACATTCCTCTTCTTCCTTCATGGCAAACGTGTAAATCGGTTGATCAAAACCAATTAGGCGCAACTGATCGATGACTTCCGAAATGCGATTTTCCCTTCCCGTAATAATAGCCAAGGGTACAGCCTCAGGAACGAGCCATCCAGCCCATTGGCAAAAAGAAGAGGTTAACGGAATATTGATTGCGCCTTCTAAATAACAGCGGGCAAAGTGCTCAGGATGACGAACATCCAATAAAAACATTCCTTCCAATTCCTTCTGCTCTTTCACGGCTTTCACCGTCAAATCCCGCAGCAAAGACGGGCCTTCTACATTAATTTTCTTTAAACGCTTAAAATAAGGAGGGATGGGAAGAGCTTCACTTTTCACCGTTTGTACCCACTGCTCTTCTGATTGCCGTTGCAAATACGGATTGCATTTTCGTTCATAGCCAAGAGTGGAAGTAGCAAATCCGCTCAATGACTTTCCACAGAGCGATCCCGCCCCATGGGAAGGAAAAATCTCCATAAAATCGGGCAAAGGGGCTAAGGTTTTAAATAAGCTATGATACTGCTGTTTTGCAAGCGTATTGAAATGCTCCGGTCCTAGCAAGTCCGGACGTCCAACGCTTCCTACAAATAGGCAATCTCCCGAAAAAGTAAACCAAGGCACGATTGCGCTTCGTGTGTCATCATATACAGTCCACATGATATGCTCGGGTGTATGCCCAGGAGTATGCAAAACAGATAAGCGGATGCTTCCTAATTTAACCTGATCTCCTTGAGCAACAATATGATCGGCATAGGCCGGAATCCATTCCTTCCCCCCTAGACCTGAGGCGTGAATGCAAGGCTTGCCATTTAATTGATCTTTGAGCTCTTTGGCTCCCGATACAAAATCCGCATGAACATGCGTTTCCATAATATCCGTAATGGTTAAACCAGCATTTTCTGCAGCTAAAATATAAGGTGCGACCAATCGCGTAGGATCCAAAACTGCGCAGCGTTTGGTCTTCTCGTCTCCAATGAGATAGGAATAAATGGACAATCCAGGCGTAAAAATTCTTTGAAAAAACATACTGTTCCTTATAACGATCTTAATCAATGAATAGCATGGTTAACAGTAATAGAAGGTTTTTAAAATAAAGCAAAGATGATTTTATCAAATAATTTT
This DNA window, taken from Candidatus Protochlamydia phocaeensis, encodes the following:
- a CDS encoding MC/SLC25 family protein, with product MGISHSFHSFMQSTPEWPQSLLKGFLVGTIVPIVLNPLEKINTQIQVSPTNKLKVIKAIRVTPFKGVSVSIANGLSKNVCLFGFIPFFRKLTDSCIADAQFSKLTATICSAAAMSYVLSPLQVLKARLYTQEEKTIRAVLLSIPRGQKLSALFSGSSVTAFKYAAYWPTFFLVSETAQNHLEKHFSSSTHASTLAAACSGSLGGLAATSVSYPLDVIAKRQRCSTSRYTFYRIALNMIKQEGPSSLIRGLFQVNLPRLLLAGALTQTILYRVDLFFKQANEGVNE
- a CDS encoding ABC transporter substrate-binding protein, translating into MNLYFIMAFFWGLTIPFFTYADESASLLLDWTRNPLHLPLYVGQQQGFFLEQGIDLAIQENAEKINTLTALREKKIDIALSYMPNVIRESAHGDIQIIGLLVDQPLRAILFKEESPIYTLCDLHQKRLGVPHHGLTTHYVSSLLAKQGIQFKEITLIKHSTLADLSAEKVDAVLGVFWNIEPIQYVHQGFPMRFIKLADCAGPSYDELVFICCSDWIESRSGFAYRFQAALQKSLAFCREHPGLAFDIYSSLFSALQEKEPWQEASWKQTHLLFASEQVIKREKWHGFMEWMKAEGLIKDAHTLNLLLELMPKKEN
- a CDS encoding SLC13 family permease, encoding MDALTPHAHWILTLFLLGYASIVLEEIIHINKTTTALFMAVACWTILFLEPGETTSQHLDLLQIQMFKVCQVLFFLWGALITVETVNAYGGFLIISRYLLVQSKILLLWMAGILAFFLSSVLDNLTTTIVMLSIIQKLLDKHEDRLLIGGAVVIAANAGGAWTPIGDVSTTVLWIGERVTTVPLVRDLFLPCFLSLIFFLFLNQFALRGSLATPKESLPSPKPYGVLVLILGVLGLIFVPIYKIMTDLPPFIGMMLTVAMLWLVTDFLAAIKPQLSLPRVTNVLPHIDVSIILFYLGLLLSIMALESAGLLQALALWLNSHIANPFIIVIAIGLASALVDNVSLVAATLGMYSLKTFGTDSEFWQLMSYCAGTGGSILIIGSAAGVALMALERATFGWYLRYITWKALATYAFGILIYFMMRSLFHPAVSA
- a CDS encoding HdeD family acid-resistance protein produces the protein MEEDTPIDLLQKSRNLLLIEGILFALLGFLAVAMPGISTLSTELFIGWLILFGGIFQAYRTFIARQAPGFWGSLLTSILYIIFGLLMVIFPVAGIISLTLLLIFFFALEGIAKIILGFQLKPFRRWGWFILNGVLALAMAVIIWAGWPGTAFWALGLLVGINMIFFGISLVFLALGIPKVKTGS
- a CDS encoding peroxiredoxin, producing MNADTQTPSLHLGDIAPDFVADTTEGKFDFHEWLGNSWCVFFSHPKDFTPVCTTELGMAARLKTEFDKRNAKLIALSVESVSSHKEWIKDINEIQRTNLNFPIIGDENSYIAHLYGMIHPRANDTFTVRTVFIIDPNKKIRMMMTYPAATGRNFDEILRVLDAIQLTDQYSVATPANWNQGQDCVILPSITDAATLTKLFPKGYREVKPYLRFTPQPGSNPSK
- a CDS encoding MBL fold metallo-hydrolase is translated as MFFQRIFTPGLSIYSYLIGDEKTKRCAVLDPTRLVAPYILAAENAGLTITDIMETHVHADFVSGAKELKDQLNGKPCIHASGLGGKEWIPAYADHIVAQGDQVKLGSIRLSVLHTPGHTPEHIMWTVYDDTRSAIVPWFTFSGDCLFVGSVGRPDLLGPEHFNTLAKQQYHSLFKTLAPLPDFMEIFPSHGAGSLCGKSLSGFATSTLGYERKCNPYLQRQSEEQWVQTVKSEALPIPPYFKRLKKINVEGPSLLRDLTVKAVKEQKELEGMFLLDVRHPEHFARCYLEGAINIPLTSSFCQWAGWLVPEAVPLAIITGRENRISEVIDQLRLIGFDQPIYTFAMKEEEECTAQHLSCFAYISAEDLMQRQKENEANVYILDVRTPAEWNAGHIPTAHHIELNKLYECMHHIPHDCLVVALCRTGFRASTAASLLKKYGFSQVANVKGGMQAWEQMKFPMLPAEK